The proteins below are encoded in one region of Fibrella aestuarina BUZ 2:
- a CDS encoding helix-turn-helix domain-containing protein — protein sequence MRYFAKNTRMITDVAKRIKEIREEKRLTQVDIAEKLNMERSNYSRLEKRGNDLSINQVIDIAQALGVQPIDILFPLEIEAVRKGGETVHKLNRVIQTLQERNDYLIDNQRKIEVLISFFIQMSKGIEGFGITEEIFKKQIDPDGKLEKWAKESASKMIDDMQNLSPNNRPD from the coding sequence ATGCGTTACTTTGCAAAAAATACACGTATGATTACTGACGTTGCTAAGCGAATCAAGGAGATACGCGAAGAAAAAAGGCTTACTCAGGTAGACATTGCTGAGAAACTTAACATGGAGAGGAGCAACTACAGCCGTTTGGAAAAGCGGGGTAATGACCTTTCGATTAATCAGGTCATAGATATAGCTCAAGCGTTAGGGGTGCAGCCAATAGATATACTATTCCCCTTGGAGATAGAAGCGGTAAGGAAGGGAGGCGAGACTGTTCATAAATTGAATAGAGTAATACAGACCCTCCAAGAAAGAAATGACTATCTGATAGATAATCAACGCAAAATAGAAGTATTAATTAGCTTTTTTATACAGATGAGCAAAGGCATTGAAGGCTTTGGTATAACAGAGGAAATCTTCAAAAAACAGATCGATCCAGATGGCAAATTAGAAAAATGGGCTAAGGAAAGTGCATCTAAAATGATAGATGACATGCAAAACTTAAGTCCTAACAACCGACCAGATTAA